In Ischnura elegans chromosome 9, ioIscEleg1.1, whole genome shotgun sequence, the following proteins share a genomic window:
- the LOC124165466 gene encoding uncharacterized protein LOC124165466 has product MAKWVIVKFLDSLDDEEPAFTFCVIPTSWLETDDGADYARWPPSTNSQKELKAIKKMIQDCTPVCIEWPIHIFIEKTPEIDTYKETKEYEKCIGKLGQGRNLLKGYEARRQALLNKKKGCLPQQEGISSRRVVNR; this is encoded by the exons AT GGCAAAGTGGGTGATAGTCAAGTTTCTAGATTCGCTTGATGATGAGGAGCCTGCTTTTACGTTCTGCGTTATTCCGACGTCATGGCTGGAAACAGATGATGGGGCAGACTATGCCAGATGGCCTCCATCTACAAATTCCCAGAAGGAATTGAAAGCTATCAAAAAAATGATACAGGATTGTACCCCAGTATGTATTGAGTGGCCCAtccacatttttattgaaaaaactccAGAAATTG ACACATACAAAGAGACTAAGGAGTATGAAAAATGCATTGGAAAGCTGGGGCAAGGCCGGAACCTGCTCAAAGGCTATGAGGCAAGGCGACAAGCTCTCCTTAATAAAAAAAAGGGTTGTCTACCCCAACAAGAAGGCATTTCCAGTAGAAGAGTCGTCAACCGATGA
- the LOC124165043 gene encoding uncharacterized protein LOC124165043, with amino-acid sequence MSQPPVGHGISSQGALTDNRVGDDSLKYVTVSMFNEFRVWQEVENANQKAENETILKNQEKIINLLSNGNLKAGVSEGFTVPLELPINSLLELETLDAYLGRDKMFQDFMVSCHYYSILHGKI; translated from the exons ATGTCACAGCCTCCAGTGGGACATGGCATCTCCTCTCAGG GTGCACTGACGGATAATAGGGTTGGAGATGATTCTTTGAAAT ATGTCACTGTATCCATGTTCAATGAATTCAGGGTGTGGCAGGAAGTAGAGAATGCCAACCAGAAAGCCGAAAATGAAACCATATTAAaaaaccaagaaaaaattataaatcttctCTCAAATGGAAATTTAAAGGCAGGGGTTTCTGAAGGCTTTACAGTACCGTTGGAATTGCCGATAAATAGTTTATTGGAACTGGAGACTTTAGATGCATATCTTGGTAGGGACAAAATGTTCCAAGATTTCATGGTAAGCTGTCATTATTATTCAAtacttcatggtaaaatataa